The following proteins are co-located in the Spirosoma montaniterrae genome:
- a CDS encoding polyprenyl synthetase family protein, which produces MTVADIQAPIAAEMELFERKFRDLMKSDVMLLDQIMNYIVKRKGKQLRPMFVFLTAGVCGQITESTYRGASLIELLHTATLVHDDVVDDSNYRRGFFSINALWKNKIAVLVGDYLLSRGLLLSVDNGDFELLQIVSTAVRELSEGELLQIEKARRLDITEAVYYEIIRQKTASLIAACCAVGARSAGTDVEMVEKARAFGEKVGIAFQIKDDLFDYGTAEVGKPLGIDIKEKKMTLPLIYALNKAGFWEKRRIINIVKNDSENPKKVAEVISFVKNSGGIEYATEAMNHYVAEARQLLDSFPESAYRQSLHQLVQYTIERSK; this is translated from the coding sequence ATGACCGTCGCTGATATACAAGCCCCGATTGCCGCTGAAATGGAGTTATTCGAGCGCAAGTTTCGGGACTTGATGAAGAGCGACGTCATGCTGCTCGACCAGATCATGAATTACATCGTGAAACGGAAAGGCAAGCAATTGCGCCCTATGTTCGTGTTTTTAACGGCGGGCGTATGCGGGCAAATCACCGAATCGACCTACCGGGGCGCGTCGCTGATTGAACTGCTGCACACGGCCACGCTCGTTCACGATGACGTAGTAGACGACTCGAATTATCGGCGGGGCTTTTTCTCGATCAATGCGCTCTGGAAAAATAAAATCGCCGTTTTAGTGGGCGATTACCTGCTGTCGCGCGGGCTTTTGTTGTCGGTCGATAATGGCGATTTTGAGCTGCTACAAATTGTATCGACCGCTGTTCGGGAACTGAGTGAGGGCGAACTGCTTCAGATCGAAAAAGCACGTCGGTTAGACATCACCGAAGCCGTTTATTACGAGATTATCCGGCAAAAAACGGCTTCGCTCATTGCGGCCTGTTGCGCCGTGGGTGCCCGCTCTGCCGGAACCGACGTAGAAATGGTTGAAAAAGCGCGGGCATTTGGCGAAAAAGTAGGCATTGCCTTCCAGATCAAAGACGACCTCTTTGATTACGGCACGGCTGAAGTTGGCAAACCGCTGGGCATCGACATTAAAGAAAAGAAAATGACGCTGCCGCTTATTTACGCCCTCAACAAAGCGGGTTTCTGGGAGAAACGACGCATTATAAATATCGTCAAAAACGATAGCGAAAATCCTAAAAAAGTAGCCGAAGTTATTTCGTTCGTAAAAAACTCAGGCGGTATCGAATACGCTACGGAAGCCATGAATCACTACGTTGCCGAAGCCCGCCAACTCCTCGACTCGTTTCCCGAATCGGCCTACCGGCAGTCGCTGCATCAGTTGGTGCAGTATACCATCGAGCGCAGCAAATAG
- the selD gene encoding selenide, water dikinase SelD, producing the protein MIVPETTAIKLTQYSHGAGCGCKISPKILDKILHTNATASQPHYSNLLVGNDSRDDAAVMDLGNGEAIISTTDFFMPIVDDAFDFGRIASANAISDVYAMGGEPIMAIAILGWPLDKLPPEVAGQVLEGSRAVCQQAGIPLAGGHSIDSPEPIFGLAVTGRVRLEHLKQNNTATEGCRLYLTKPLGVGILTTAQKKGILKPEHADMAPAQMAQLNSFGAVLGKLPYVKALTDVTGFGLLGHLTEMAEGSGLSAVIKYEAVPKLPVIDDYLAQKSFPGGTVRNWDSYGHKIGELTETQRYVLADPQTSGGLLIAVSPDSTAEFERVATENGFTLQSFGELVQKQEKVIYVN; encoded by the coding sequence ATGATCGTTCCTGAAACAACTGCTATCAAATTGACTCAGTACAGCCACGGAGCAGGCTGTGGCTGCAAGATTTCGCCCAAAATTTTAGATAAAATCCTACACACCAACGCTACGGCTTCTCAGCCGCACTACAGCAACCTCCTCGTTGGCAACGACTCGCGCGACGATGCCGCCGTGATGGACCTGGGCAACGGTGAAGCTATTATCAGCACCACCGACTTTTTTATGCCCATCGTCGACGATGCGTTCGATTTTGGGCGTATTGCCTCAGCTAATGCCATTAGCGACGTGTATGCTATGGGGGGCGAACCCATTATGGCGATTGCGATTCTGGGCTGGCCGCTCGACAAACTGCCGCCCGAAGTGGCCGGGCAGGTGCTCGAAGGTTCGCGGGCCGTTTGTCAGCAGGCGGGCATTCCGCTGGCAGGCGGGCATAGCATCGACTCGCCCGAACCCATTTTCGGTTTGGCCGTAACGGGGCGCGTTCGGCTCGAACACCTTAAACAGAACAACACCGCTACCGAAGGGTGTCGCTTGTATCTGACCAAGCCGCTGGGCGTGGGCATTCTGACTACCGCTCAGAAAAAAGGCATTCTCAAACCCGAACACGCCGATATGGCCCCGGCGCAAATGGCGCAGCTTAATAGTTTCGGGGCCGTGCTGGGCAAACTTCCTTACGTAAAAGCCCTGACCGACGTAACGGGATTCGGGTTGCTGGGACACCTCACCGAAATGGCCGAAGGATCGGGCCTGAGCGCGGTTATCAAGTATGAAGCCGTACCGAAACTGCCGGTCATTGACGACTATCTGGCACAAAAAAGCTTTCCGGGCGGCACGGTGCGCAACTGGGACAGCTACGGCCACAAAATCGGCGAACTGACCGAAACACAACGCTACGTACTGGCCGACCCGCAAACGTCGGGCGGGTTGTTGATTGCTGTTTCGCCGGATAGTACTGCCGAGTTTGAACGCGTAGCGACTGAAAACGGATTCACGTTGCAGTCATTCGGTGAATTAGTTCAGAAACAGGAAAAAGTAATTTACGTCAATTAA
- a CDS encoding alpha/beta fold hydrolase — protein MKLFFREVGEPTAPPIIILHGIFGSSDNWLTVSKAIAARGYRVFALDQRNHGQSPRADDQSYLSMAADLHEFIVDQGLDKPVVVGHSMGGKTVMQFAMQYSGQFSKLVVVDIAPKFYPIHHADLIRGLKAIDLLNLSNRNEADTVLSQYEPIPAVRQFLLKNLYRNEQGQFDWRINLPVIERELHGVGDELTNPRIVTEPTLFIRGSESPYILDEDIPTIKRIFPNVQIETIYGAGHWVQAEKPAEFVEVLITFVS, from the coding sequence ATGAAGTTATTTTTCAGAGAAGTGGGCGAACCAACCGCCCCGCCCATCATTATTCTGCACGGCATCTTCGGCTCATCCGATAACTGGCTGACCGTCAGCAAAGCTATTGCCGCCCGTGGCTACCGGGTGTTCGCGCTCGATCAGCGCAATCACGGGCAGTCGCCCCGCGCCGACGATCAGAGTTACCTGAGCATGGCTGCCGATTTGCACGAGTTTATTGTGGATCAGGGGTTAGATAAGCCCGTGGTGGTGGGCCATTCGATGGGGGGAAAAACCGTGATGCAGTTTGCTATGCAGTATTCAGGGCAGTTCAGCAAACTCGTTGTGGTTGATATTGCACCCAAATTTTATCCCATTCACCATGCCGATCTTATACGTGGCCTGAAAGCGATTGATCTACTCAACCTCAGCAACCGCAACGAGGCCGACACAGTGCTGAGTCAGTATGAGCCGATTCCGGCTGTTCGGCAATTTCTGCTCAAAAACCTGTACCGCAACGAACAGGGGCAGTTCGACTGGCGTATTAATCTGCCCGTCATTGAACGCGAATTGCACGGCGTGGGCGACGAACTAACCAACCCGCGCATCGTAACCGAACCTACGCTGTTTATCCGGGGCAGCGAATCGCCCTATATTCTGGACGAAGACATTCCGACGATCAAACGCATTTTTCCGAATGTTCAGATCGAAACCATCTACGGCGCGGGGCATTGGGTACAGGCCGAAAAACCGGCTGAGTTTGTAGAAGTGCTGATAACGTTTGTATCATAA
- a CDS encoding DUF4397 domain-containing protein: MKNKLNIIGTVVATSLLSAVLLTGCEDTDYPAAQPATGPSTNQARFLFVNAAPGAPALNFLVENNAAAQAIAFGQASAYVPSQVGPVQLRAKAASGQIGGVLGSGDVLFRAGATNQTNFAAVAGTNYSVFVTDSLNRPRPTTTGATNPGGPQFLVVTDNLAAPAAGNAHVRFFHLAPDAPAVSVRLVPTAPASVTVTPTLNNRAYRVTSVGSGTAVTNFANFTPVPAATYTAQVFSLTAAPPISSTIAPILTVPGLALADGKIYTVYARGLRRASTLGAGVVQHN; encoded by the coding sequence ATGAAAAATAAGTTGAACATCATCGGTACAGTCGTGGCAACATCGTTGTTGTCGGCAGTACTGCTCACCGGTTGCGAGGACACCGATTATCCGGCTGCTCAACCCGCCACTGGTCCGTCGACGAATCAGGCCCGCTTCCTGTTTGTGAACGCGGCTCCGGGCGCACCAGCCTTAAATTTTCTGGTCGAAAACAATGCGGCTGCTCAGGCAATCGCTTTCGGTCAGGCATCCGCCTATGTACCCTCTCAGGTAGGCCCCGTCCAGTTGCGTGCTAAAGCCGCTTCGGGGCAGATTGGTGGTGTGCTGGGGAGCGGAGACGTTCTGTTCCGGGCCGGTGCTACCAACCAAACCAACTTTGCTGCTGTTGCGGGTACAAACTACTCGGTGTTTGTAACCGACTCGCTGAATCGCCCCCGCCCAACTACAACGGGTGCTACCAACCCCGGTGGGCCGCAGTTTCTGGTCGTGACGGATAATCTGGCGGCTCCGGCGGCAGGGAACGCACACGTTCGATTCTTCCATCTGGCCCCCGATGCCCCCGCAGTGTCGGTACGGTTAGTGCCAACGGCTCCTGCATCGGTAACAGTAACGCCTACGCTCAACAACCGGGCATATCGGGTTACGTCAGTGGGATCAGGTACGGCAGTAACAAACTTCGCCAACTTTACGCCCGTTCCGGCAGCTACTTATACAGCGCAGGTATTTTCCCTGACTGCTGCTCCGCCAATTTCGTCTACCATTGCTCCGATATTGACGGTTCCCGGTCTGGCTTTGGCCGACGGAAAGATTTACACGGTTTATGCCCGTGGTCTGCGTCGCGCGAGTACATTGGGTGCTGGCGTAGTGCAACACAACTAA
- a CDS encoding SAM-dependent methyltransferase: MPTLYLIPTLLADDTADQVLPPHIRGIIEQTDTYFAENIRSARRFITGLKTGRIIDDTTFFELSKDTPPTDTRRQIQELMEHKRNAGVLSEAGCPGVADPGAVVVGMAHALGWRVEPLVGPSSILLALMASGMSGQSFVFHGYLPIEKQDRARAIRFLEKEAQQRSQTQIFMETPYRNDALLADVLANCGGNTRLCVACNLTAPDAFVRTLTIREWKTQIPDLRKKPTVFLLL, from the coding sequence ATGCCAACACTTTACCTCATCCCTACCCTGCTGGCCGACGATACCGCCGATCAGGTTTTACCACCCCACATTCGCGGGATAATCGAACAAACGGATACCTATTTTGCCGAAAATATCCGCTCGGCACGTCGGTTTATTACGGGCCTGAAAACAGGACGCATTATTGACGACACCACGTTTTTTGAACTCAGCAAAGACACGCCCCCAACGGATACGCGCCGGCAAATTCAGGAGTTGATGGAGCATAAACGCAACGCAGGTGTACTGAGCGAAGCCGGTTGCCCCGGCGTGGCCGACCCCGGCGCGGTGGTTGTGGGCATGGCTCATGCGCTGGGCTGGCGCGTGGAGCCGCTGGTGGGGCCATCGAGTATTTTGCTGGCGTTAATGGCGTCGGGTATGAGCGGGCAGTCGTTTGTGTTTCATGGCTATCTGCCCATCGAAAAGCAGGACCGCGCCCGTGCCATCAGATTTCTGGAAAAAGAAGCCCAACAGCGTAGTCAGACGCAGATTTTCATGGAAACGCCCTACCGCAACGACGCGCTCCTGGCCGACGTGCTGGCGAACTGTGGCGGCAACACCCGCCTGTGCGTAGCCTGCAACCTGACCGCCCCCGATGCCTTTGTCCGAACGCTGACCATCCGCGAATGGAAAACCCAAATTCCTGATCTGCGTAAAAAACCAACTGTATTTTTACTTTTGTAA
- a CDS encoding TonB-dependent receptor, whose product MSKQLLHVRAALLLFGVMLLTVLSGSVVMAQGVTTSSINGVVTDDKGAELPGATVVAVHTPSGTRYGITTNAQGRYSFPAVRIGGPYEITVTFIGFQQQKREIVSAELNTPVSANFKLLEEGKQLTEVVVTSSRGSIIDSERNGASTNIGKQSFERLPTLSRNFQDFSNLTPQAGPGFSFGGRSQLYNNFSIDGSTANNVFGLAALPGGQSSATPVSIDAIEQLNVSISPFDVTQGSFTGAGVNAVTRSGTNRFEGSAYYFGRNQSMVGSKVAGVEVPAAQQQDFSFRNLGVRLGGPIIKNKLFFFVNAEQERRSSPAVLFPVGGSDALGVPFQQTQAATDLERLQTFLTTTGPNKTWTYDPGTLNPFNALNQSFKFLAKIDWNISDKHKLTVRYNQLNSFSDIPPSNSGSNGVNPQSGRQNNVNTIPFSNTWYRINNNLRSVIAELNSTFGNKYANNLQVGYTAFRDFREGGGGVATPNFPTVDIAGPNGNTLTSFGAEPFTPNNILNQDVIQVNDRFDIFAGKHTISIGTANEFYRFENGFTPAIRNIYTFNSVDDFINNATNPTAANAPTGFTTLFSAVRGVPVPIARFNSAQLGFYAQDAFNITPRFRITAGIRVDIPTFNDSGLLSNLVSDTMRFNNGERIQVAKLPNTTLLWSPRVGINWDVLGDRSLQVRGGTGVFTGRVPFVWISNQISNNGVLFGTIARVGQAANATTSFNPDPTFYYPPLTGEPGTPLAQTFSINATVPNFRFPQVWRTSFGVDKTLGGGWVATFDAIYTKDLNAVYIRDANLANPAGTLAGDGRPVFGAVAGTANNPPFDRRLNDRIVQALVLDNINRGYALSLTAQIQKRFSRGFEGSLAYTFTDSKDVNAQSASTAGTLFSGQPIVGSPNLPNLSFANNLIPHRIVGFLQYRKEYLKAFATTVSLIYTGQNVGNFSYTYLGSPNSEGINGNDLIYVPRNQNEIILTTTNAQDTRSTQQIWDQLNAYIEQDPYLSKRRGQYAERNGAYLPWQNLFNFRLLQDFFITAGNRRHTLQVSADVINVGNLLNSNWGVAQQTNRANLLNFIGYETPNTGTAVTTGRPIYSFAEAAPGQALTSTFTNNVNLISRWQLQLGARYIF is encoded by the coding sequence ATGTCAAAACAATTACTGCACGTTCGGGCTGCGTTATTGCTGTTCGGCGTTATGCTATTGACTGTGCTGAGTGGCAGCGTAGTAATGGCGCAGGGTGTAACGACTTCATCAATCAACGGTGTTGTTACGGACGATAAAGGCGCAGAATTACCCGGCGCAACGGTAGTGGCGGTTCACACGCCTTCGGGAACACGTTACGGAATCACCACGAACGCACAGGGTCGCTACAGCTTCCCGGCAGTTCGGATTGGTGGTCCTTACGAAATCACTGTTACATTTATCGGCTTTCAGCAACAGAAGCGCGAAATCGTGTCTGCCGAATTGAACACGCCCGTGTCGGCCAACTTCAAACTACTTGAAGAAGGCAAGCAACTGACGGAGGTTGTCGTAACTTCTTCGCGTGGAAGCATTATTGACTCCGAGCGGAATGGCGCATCAACCAACATTGGTAAACAAAGCTTCGAGCGGTTGCCCACGTTATCGCGTAACTTTCAGGATTTCAGCAACCTGACACCACAGGCGGGTCCTGGTTTTTCATTTGGTGGTCGGTCACAGTTGTATAACAACTTCTCGATTGATGGCTCCACGGCCAACAACGTATTCGGTCTGGCGGCTCTGCCGGGTGGTCAGTCGAGTGCAACGCCGGTAAGTATCGACGCCATTGAGCAGTTGAACGTGTCTATCTCGCCGTTCGATGTAACGCAAGGCTCATTCACGGGCGCGGGCGTGAATGCCGTAACGCGGTCAGGCACGAACCGCTTCGAGGGATCGGCCTATTATTTTGGCCGTAACCAGAGTATGGTCGGCTCGAAAGTCGCTGGTGTAGAAGTACCAGCCGCTCAACAGCAGGATTTCAGTTTCCGTAACCTGGGTGTGCGCTTAGGTGGCCCGATTATCAAAAATAAACTGTTCTTCTTTGTCAACGCTGAGCAGGAGCGTCGGTCAAGTCCGGCAGTGTTATTCCCGGTGGGCGGTTCTGATGCTCTCGGTGTTCCATTTCAGCAAACGCAGGCAGCTACGGATTTAGAACGACTCCAAACGTTCCTGACGACAACCGGCCCGAACAAGACGTGGACGTATGATCCGGGAACACTCAATCCGTTCAACGCGCTGAACCAGAGTTTTAAATTCCTCGCCAAAATCGACTGGAATATCAGCGACAAGCACAAACTGACGGTTCGTTACAATCAATTAAACTCGTTCAGCGATATTCCGCCCAGCAACTCAGGCTCAAACGGGGTAAACCCGCAAAGCGGTCGTCAGAACAACGTCAATACCATTCCGTTCTCGAACACCTGGTATCGGATCAACAACAACTTGCGTTCGGTGATTGCTGAGTTGAACTCTACCTTTGGCAACAAATATGCCAATAATCTTCAGGTAGGTTATACGGCGTTCCGTGACTTCCGCGAAGGTGGTGGCGGTGTTGCTACGCCTAACTTCCCTACAGTTGATATTGCTGGTCCAAACGGAAATACGCTTACCAGTTTCGGGGCCGAGCCGTTTACGCCCAATAATATACTGAATCAGGATGTTATTCAAGTAAATGACCGTTTCGATATTTTCGCCGGCAAGCACACGATTTCGATTGGTACGGCCAACGAGTTTTACCGATTTGAGAATGGTTTTACACCCGCTATTCGGAACATCTACACGTTTAACAGCGTAGATGATTTCATTAACAACGCAACGAACCCCACGGCTGCAAACGCGCCAACGGGCTTTACTACATTATTTTCAGCCGTTCGTGGAGTTCCAGTGCCCATTGCCCGTTTCAACTCGGCTCAGTTAGGCTTCTACGCCCAGGACGCGTTCAACATTACGCCCCGCTTCCGCATTACGGCTGGTATCCGTGTCGATATTCCGACGTTCAACGACAGCGGTCTGCTGTCAAACTTGGTGTCGGACACCATGAGATTTAACAATGGCGAACGGATTCAGGTTGCAAAACTGCCCAACACCACCCTGCTCTGGTCGCCCCGTGTTGGTATCAACTGGGATGTCCTGGGCGACCGTAGCCTTCAGGTACGTGGCGGAACGGGTGTCTTTACGGGCCGGGTTCCGTTCGTGTGGATATCGAACCAAATCAGCAATAACGGGGTGTTGTTTGGAACAATCGCCCGTGTCGGACAGGCAGCCAATGCCACAACGTCGTTTAATCCTGACCCGACGTTCTACTACCCACCCTTAACGGGCGAACCGGGTACGCCATTAGCACAAACGTTCTCGATTAACGCAACAGTGCCTAATTTCCGCTTCCCGCAGGTATGGCGTACAAGCTTCGGCGTCGACAAAACACTGGGTGGCGGCTGGGTAGCTACGTTCGACGCTATTTATACAAAAGACCTGAACGCCGTCTATATCCGCGATGCTAACTTAGCGAATCCGGCGGGTACGCTGGCTGGCGATGGCCGCCCGGTATTTGGTGCCGTTGCCGGTACGGCAAACAACCCGCCGTTCGACCGCCGTCTGAACGACCGGATTGTACAGGCACTGGTACTTGACAACATCAACCGGGGTTATGCACTGAGTTTAACGGCACAAATTCAGAAGCGTTTCTCGCGTGGTTTTGAAGGCTCACTGGCCTACACCTTTACCGACTCGAAAGACGTTAACGCGCAGAGTGCTTCTACCGCTGGTACGCTGTTCTCAGGTCAGCCCATTGTAGGTTCGCCAAACTTGCCGAACCTCTCCTTCGCTAATAACCTCATCCCGCACCGTATTGTGGGTTTCCTACAATACCGCAAAGAGTATCTGAAGGCGTTTGCCACAACGGTTTCGCTTATCTATACAGGGCAGAACGTGGGTAACTTCTCCTATACTTATCTGGGAAGCCCCAACAGCGAAGGTATTAATGGCAACGACCTGATTTACGTACCCCGCAATCAGAATGAAATCATCCTGACGACGACTAACGCACAGGATACGCGCTCTACGCAGCAAATCTGGGATCAGTTGAATGCGTACATAGAGCAGGACCCGTATCTGAGCAAGCGTCGTGGTCAGTATGCCGAACGGAACGGCGCTTATCTGCCCTGGCAAAATCTGTTTAACTTCCGGTTGCTCCAGGATTTCTTTATCACGGCAGGCAACCGCCGACATACGTTACAAGTGTCGGCTGACGTGATAAACGTTGGCAACCTGCTGAACTCGAACTGGGGTGTGGCGCAACAAACGAATCGTGCGAACCTGTTGAACTTCATTGGCTATGAAACGCCAAATACAGGTACTGCCGTTACGACAGGACGGCCTATCTATTCATTTGCAGAAGCGGCCCCCGGTCAGGCTTTGACGTCGACCTTCACCAACAACGTGAACCTGATTTCGCGCTGGCAGTTGCAGTTAGGTGCCCGGTATATATTCTAA
- a CDS encoding patatin-like phospholipase family protein has protein sequence MVSNPTPPAPNPDTTGSTPNPPSASPSSKALVLGGGSLKGAFQVGAIMALFESGFVPDQLYGISVGSLNAAFIANEAARQQAEIGQVDWSKVGKGLIEFWIRNITRPADVAVIRSRFRMGYNTLMSRFDGLLDNSPIQNLIRRSLDIEAIKTGPVSIKVGAVDIIEGDMRYADANDPHFLDYVFASSSLPFLMPAMQIGGDHRKAFLDGGLREVAPLRVAIEDGTTDIACVACHAKKVYNEKFNYRNLLNLMDRVKDITVNQLVNNDIAWAERYAEREHLHGRHLGLTIIRPTEPLYLNLMKFNSDDIGHLIVQGYKAGVEKLRAETETVKYPSFGK, from the coding sequence ATGGTCAGTAACCCGACGCCCCCGGCGCCCAATCCTGATACAACCGGCAGTACGCCCAATCCGCCATCGGCCTCGCCCTCGTCAAAAGCCCTCGTATTGGGGGGCGGTTCGCTCAAAGGAGCATTTCAGGTAGGTGCCATTATGGCCCTGTTCGAGTCGGGTTTTGTACCCGATCAGTTGTATGGCATCTCGGTGGGTAGCCTCAACGCTGCGTTTATTGCCAATGAAGCCGCCCGCCAACAGGCCGAAATCGGGCAGGTCGACTGGTCCAAAGTGGGCAAAGGGTTAATCGAATTCTGGATACGGAATATCACGAGACCCGCCGACGTGGCCGTAATTCGTTCGCGCTTTCGGATGGGCTACAATACGCTTATGAGCCGGTTCGACGGGTTGTTAGACAACTCACCCATTCAGAACCTGATTCGCCGAAGCCTTGATATAGAAGCAATTAAAACCGGCCCGGTGAGTATTAAGGTTGGAGCGGTCGATATTATTGAAGGTGATATGCGCTACGCCGATGCCAATGATCCACACTTCCTCGATTATGTGTTTGCCAGTAGCTCGTTGCCGTTTTTGATGCCTGCCATGCAAATTGGGGGCGACCATCGCAAAGCGTTTTTAGATGGCGGTTTGCGCGAAGTAGCCCCGTTGCGGGTTGCCATCGAAGACGGAACCACCGACATTGCCTGCGTAGCCTGCCATGCCAAAAAAGTTTACAACGAGAAATTCAATTACCGTAACCTGCTCAACCTGATGGACCGGGTGAAAGACATCACGGTGAATCAATTGGTCAACAACGACATTGCCTGGGCCGAACGCTACGCCGAGCGCGAACACCTGCACGGTCGGCATCTCGGCCTGACCATCATTCGCCCAACCGAACCGCTTTACCTAAACCTCATGAAATTCAATTCTGACGACATCGGACACCTGATTGTGCAGGGCTATAAAGCGGGTGTTGAGAAGTTGAGAGCCGAAACAGAAACTGTGAAATACCCCTCGTTTGGTAAGTAA
- a CDS encoding MBL fold metallo-hydrolase, whose product MIKVFEFSPFSENTYVIADDATNEAVLIDPGCYDQDEKEALGRFIQENNLTIKHLLLTHAHLDHVFGVTYAKRKFGVKVYLHPKDQVIYNDVPTRCVLYGLRGYEHSTIDSFLAEGDQIRFGNTVLDVVFTPGHAPGHVAFINHADRYVVGGDVLFRNSIGRTDFPYCNHADLLKSIRTKFFTLPDDYVVYPGHMEPTTIEHEKRTNPFLVMSDKR is encoded by the coding sequence ATGATCAAAGTCTTCGAGTTTTCTCCTTTCTCTGAAAATACCTACGTCATTGCCGACGATGCGACGAATGAAGCCGTACTTATAGATCCCGGTTGCTACGATCAGGATGAGAAAGAAGCATTAGGTCGATTTATCCAGGAAAACAACTTGACAATCAAACACCTATTGCTTACCCACGCCCACCTTGACCACGTTTTTGGGGTGACATACGCAAAGCGAAAATTTGGCGTCAAGGTGTATCTCCACCCGAAAGATCAGGTAATTTATAACGACGTACCTACGCGTTGTGTGTTATATGGTCTGCGCGGCTACGAACACAGTACGATTGACTCCTTTCTGGCTGAAGGCGATCAGATTCGATTTGGCAACACCGTACTCGACGTAGTGTTTACGCCCGGTCATGCACCCGGACATGTGGCCTTTATCAACCATGCCGACCGCTATGTAGTTGGGGGCGACGTGCTATTTCGGAACAGCATTGGCCGCACCGATTTCCCGTACTGCAACCATGCCGACCTGCTCAAGAGCATCCGCACGAAGTTTTTTACCTTACCCGATGATTACGTGGTTTACCCCGGCCACATGGAACCGACTACCATCGAGCATGAAAAGCGAACAAACCCTTTTTTAGTGATGAGTGATAAACGATGA